Genomic window (Methanobacterium sp.):
AGGCAGGAGCTCAAAAAGGGGTAAAGAAGTCTAGAATTGATATTTCTCATTATAAACGTATCACGCCAGAAGAACTACAGGAAATCGAGCTCCTTACAAATCGATATGTTATGGAAAATCTTCCTGTTCTCACTAACTGGATGGCAAGGGATGAAGCCGAGAAAAAATATGGATTTATCCTTTATCAAGGTGGAATAGTTCCAGGAATGAGTATAAGAACAGTTAAAATTGATGATGTTGATGTACAGGCATGCGCAGGGACACATTGTGGAATGACGGGGGATATAGGACTTATTAAGATTACAAAGACTGAAAGAATTCAGGATGGTGTTGAAAGAATTGAATTTTCAGCAGGTGAAGCTGCAATTGAAGCTACACAGGCCAATGATAATTTATTAAAAGAAAGCGCAGCAGTTTTTAGTGTTGAAGCAGAACAACTTCCTAAAACTTGTGATAGGTTCTTCAGTGAATGGAAATCATTTAAAAATGAGATTAAACGACTTAAAGATGAGATGGCCATATTAAAGATGCAGACTTTAATGGGTAAATCAGAAAAAATTGGCGATTTGAAAGTTTTAGAGGATATGATCGATGCAGATATGGGTGAAATGCAGAAAATGGCCTTAGATCTCACTGATGATGATGGAGAATTTGACGTGGTTCTTCTCGGTAATTTGGAAGGTAAAATTGTGGGAACTTCTTCTCGTGAAGCTATAGAAGCAGGTATTAAGATTAATGAAATCATAAAAGAAGCTGCAGCAATTCTTGGCGGTGGCGGTGGCGGAAGACCTAATCTTGCTCAAGGTGCAGGCCCTAAGAAAGAAAAGATGAGGGAAAGTCTTGATTTTGCCCTTGATACTCTTAAAAACCTGCCAAAATCATAATTTAACCTTTATAAAGGCCTATTTTGCAGAGCTAAAAACCAATTTTTCAATTTAATTAGCTTTTTATTCTTTACAAAATTAATTTAATTAATTAAACAAATTAATCATAGATAAGTCATTTTATTTAACCATCCATAATTTTAAAAAGATAATGATCTGGAGGTTGAAGGAAACATAGTTTCCTGAAACCCAAAATCAAAGATTTTGGAGGAATACCTTGAATATCCGCTCAATTGAAGAAATTAACCAGAGAATTGAAAGAGGAGAAGCAACAGTTCTTACAGCTGAAGAAGTCAGCAATCTCGTCAGGGAAGGAAAAGAACCAAGAGCTGAAGATATCGATGTTATAACCACAGGAACTTGTGGGATAATGTCAGGAACTGCTGCAATATTTCATGTAAAAGCTGGAGAGCCAGGATCATTTAAAAAAGCAAAAAAAGTTCTTTTAAATGGAGTTCCAGGGTTTCCGGGCCCATGTCCAAATGAATGGCTTGGATCAGTGGATATGATGGTTTATGGAACTGCTCACAGCATTTATGATAAAAATTATGGTGGAGGATTCTTATTTAACGATATAGTATCTGGAAAAGATATAGAAATTGAAGTTGAATCTATTAATGGCGAAAAAATAAAATCAACAGTTAATATAGAGGACTTCGGCACAGCACGAATAATAGGGACTAGATTAGCTTTTAAAAATTACACGGCATTTATAAACCCATCAGAAAAATCAGTAGCATCAATATTTCATGCAATAGAGATGGAGGGACCATATAAAGGACTTTCATTTTCAGGTTGCGGTGAATTAAACCCACTTCAAAACGATCCAGTAATGAACACCCTTAAAACAGGTACTAAAGTGCTCATGTGCGGTTCTGAAGGAATTGTAATTGGAAACGGTACAAGAAGCACTGTCGAAAAGCCTAATTTAATGATATCTGCAGATATGTTTGATATGGATCCGCATTTCATTGGTGGATTTAAAACTGCTGCAGGACCGGAAGTTTTTAATAGTGTGG
Coding sequences:
- a CDS encoding methanogenesis marker 16 metalloprotein; translation: MNIRSIEEINQRIERGEATVLTAEEVSNLVREGKEPRAEDIDVITTGTCGIMSGTAAIFHVKAGEPGSFKKAKKVLLNGVPGFPGPCPNEWLGSVDMMVYGTAHSIYDKNYGGGFLFNDIVSGKDIEIEVESINGEKIKSTVNIEDFGTARIIGTRLAFKNYTAFINPSEKSVASIFHAIEMEGPYKGLSFSGCGELNPLQNDPVMNTLKTGTKVLMCGSEGIVIGNGTRSTVEKPNLMISADMFDMDPHFIGGFKTAAGPEVFNSVAAAIPVLNDEILKNTYILNEDIPLPVADIRGRHMPLGTTNYASVWENVDERPQYIPQNCMDCKVCIVRDRCPTRAYNDIFDTGRCFGCGMCAYSCPYGTFEMKRGEIQFEAEKGMIDIPIICRQSDIKRARELADELKKRVLEGNFSISKCY
- a CDS encoding DHHA1 domain-containing protein, with product VNEEDIEKVHPYKGQIIKGHIDLRRRQALTRNHTATHLIVAAARRILGDHVWQAGAQKGVKKSRIDISHYKRITPEELQEIELLTNRYVMENLPVLTNWMARDEAEKKYGFILYQGGIVPGMSIRTVKIDDVDVQACAGTHCGMTGDIGLIKITKTERIQDGVERIEFSAGEAAIEATQANDNLLKESAAVFSVEAEQLPKTCDRFFSEWKSFKNEIKRLKDEMAILKMQTLMGKSEKIGDLKVLEDMIDADMGEMQKMALDLTDDDGEFDVVLLGNLEGKIVGTSSREAIEAGIKINEIIKEAAAILGGGGGGRPNLAQGAGPKKEKMRESLDFALDTLKNLPKS